A segment of the Streptomyces pactum genome:
CGCCAGGTGGTGATCGCGCGCAACGCGCCGGCGTAGTAGGAGGCGGTGCCGCGCAGCAGGCGCGCGTGGTTGGCGTGGTGATTGGCGAGCGCGTCGACACCGGCGTAGACGCTGCCGAGCACGACGGTGCGGTCGTGGACGGCGGAGGTGACCTCGATGGTGTCGACGGGGCGGGGTGCGCCCCGCAGCAGCACCTCGGCGAGGGCGGCGGGCTCGGTGGGCAGTTCGAGGGCGCGGGCGAAGTCGTTGCCGCGGCCGGCCGGGACGAGGCCGAGCAGGGCGCCGGTTCCGCTGAGGGCTCCGCCGATCCCGCCGGCCATGCCGTCGCCGCCGACGGCGAGCACCACCCGGTCCCGTGCCCCGGCCTGCCGGGCGAGTTCCCGGGCGTGCGCGAGGCTGCGGCTGTACTCGGTCTCCAGCTCCGCCCCCGCCTCCCGCAGCAGCCGGGCCACCCCGAGCAGTGCGGCGGCCGAGGTGGCGCCGCCCGCGGTGGGGTTGACGACGGCGGTGAACTGTCGCATCGATGTGCCTCCGGGCTGACGGGTGGTGCCGGACTGTTGTCTCACGGGGTCGCAGCGGGCCGTGCCGCGGGGTCAGTCCTCGGGCAGCAGGACGCCCGGGCTGAGCAGTCCCGCCGGGTCCAGGCTCCGCTTGACCGCGCGCAGTGCCCCGATGCCGAGGGGGCCCGCCTCCCGGACGTACCAGTCGCGGTGGTCGGTGCCCACCCCGTGGTGGTGGGTGATGGTGCCGCCCGCCGCGAGGATCGCCTCGTTGGCCGCGTGCTTGGCCCGGGTCCAGTGCGCCACGGGGTCCTCGCCCTGGGCGCACACGACGGTGAAGTACAGGGAGGCGCCGTTCTCGTAGACGTGCGAGATGTGGCACAGGACCAGCGGCGGGGTGCCCGCCTCGGTGAGGGTGCCGGTGAGCGCGCCGCGGACGGCGGCGTACAGCGCGGGGACGCGGGACCAGTAGGTCGCCGTCTCCAGGGTTTCGGCGAGCGCCCCGGCGTCGAGGAGGGAGTCCCGCAGGTAGGGAGCCGAGTAGCGGCCGTGGGCCCAGCGCTCCCCAGGTTCCTCGCCGGCGAGGACACCGCCGCTCGCGCGCAGTACGGCGGCGGCGCCCGCACGGCGGTGCGCGGTGTCGTGCTCGGTGCCCTCGAAGCCGAGGACCGCCAGGCATCCGGCGTCCTGCCGCTTTGGAAAGGTGCCGATGGCGTCGGGCTGGGCGAGGCCGATCAGCGTCTCGGTCTCGTCGGACAGCCGCAGCACCGTGGGGCGCGGGCCGTCCTGGGCGAGCCGGCGCAGGGCCGCCGCGCCCTCCTCGAAGGAGGCGAAGCGCCAGCCCTCGTAGCGGCGGACCTCCGGCACGGGCCGCACCCGCACGGTGACGGACGTGATGACGCCGAAGGCGCCCTCGGAGCCCAGTACGAGCTGGCGCAGGTCGGGGCCGGCCGCCGAGCGCGGGGCGCGGCCGGTGTCGAGGGTGCCCTCGGGGGTGGCGACGGTGAGGCCGAGGACCATCTCGTCGAAGCGGCCGTAGCCGGCGGAGGCCTGTCCGCTGGAGCGGGTCGCGGCGAAGCCGCCGATGGTGGCCCACTCGTAGGACTGGGGGAAGTGGCCGAGGGTGTAGCCGTGCTCGGCGAGGAGCGCCTCGGCCTCGGGAGCGCGCAGGCCGGGTTGCAGGGTGGCCGTGCGGGAGATCTCGTCGAGGTCGAGCAGGCGGTTCATGCGGCGCGGGTCGAGGGCGACGAAGGTGCCGCGGCGGCCGGGTGCGAGGCCGCCGACGACGGAGGTGCCGCCGCCGAAGGGGACAAGGGCGAGACCGTGTTCGGCGCAGGCCTCCAGTACGGCGAGCACCTCGTCGTGGCCGTCCGGGAGGACGACGGCGGCCGGGGCGTCGGCGGTGTCCCCGGTCCGCATCCTCAGCAGGTCGGGGGTGGACTTGCCGCGGGTGTGGCGTATCCGGGTCTCCGCGTCCGTGCGCACCCCGTCCGCGCGGTCGCCGACGGCGGCCTCCAGCGCGCGGCGGGCGGCTTCCTCCAGCGGCGGCCCGGGCACGTCGATCTCCTCCAGCGGGACGGAGGCGGCGGCGCGGGGCTTGACGCCGAGCAGTTCCCGCAGCAGCCCGGTCACCGTGTCGGGCAGCGGCGTCGCACGGGCCGGGTCGCCCCAGCCGTTCCACAGCATGTCCATCGCCTGTCGTCCTCACGGTCGGTTCGGGAGTGCGGTCGGGAAGCCGTCGACACCGTCGGATGCCATCCGGACGCGGTCTCGCACGACCTCACTGGCGTTACACTGTTACA
Coding sequences within it:
- a CDS encoding YegS/Rv2252/BmrU family lipid kinase — protein: MRQFTAVVNPTAGGATSAAALLGVARLLREAGAELETEYSRSLAHARELARQAGARDRVVLAVGGDGMAGGIGGALSGTGALLGLVPAGRGNDFARALELPTEPAALAEVLLRGAPRPVDTIEVTSAVHDRTVVLGSVYAGVDALANHHANHARLLRGTASYYAGALRAITTWRPTRYRVTVDGEEHAFTGYTTVAANSGYYGSNRLIAPAARVDDGLLEVVMIHDAPRRLFFALMNELGSGAHVRRPQVRVLRGREVRIEADRAIPYGADGEVEAVVPVTARVLPGALRVLC
- a CDS encoding FAD-binding oxidoreductase, coding for MDMLWNGWGDPARATPLPDTVTGLLRELLGVKPRAAASVPLEEIDVPGPPLEEAARRALEAAVGDRADGVRTDAETRIRHTRGKSTPDLLRMRTGDTADAPAAVVLPDGHDEVLAVLEACAEHGLALVPFGGGTSVVGGLAPGRRGTFVALDPRRMNRLLDLDEISRTATLQPGLRAPEAEALLAEHGYTLGHFPQSYEWATIGGFAATRSSGQASAGYGRFDEMVLGLTVATPEGTLDTGRAPRSAAGPDLRQLVLGSEGAFGVITSVTVRVRPVPEVRRYEGWRFASFEEGAAALRRLAQDGPRPTVLRLSDETETLIGLAQPDAIGTFPKRQDAGCLAVLGFEGTEHDTAHRRAGAAAVLRASGGVLAGEEPGERWAHGRYSAPYLRDSLLDAGALAETLETATYWSRVPALYAAVRGALTGTLTEAGTPPLVLCHISHVYENGASLYFTVVCAQGEDPVAHWTRAKHAANEAILAAGGTITHHHGVGTDHRDWYVREAGPLGIGALRAVKRSLDPAGLLSPGVLLPED